A genomic region of Equus caballus isolate H_3958 breed thoroughbred chromosome 1, TB-T2T, whole genome shotgun sequence contains the following coding sequences:
- the CSPG4 gene encoding chondroitin sulfate proteoglycan 4 isoform X1 — translation MATALTNIDLQLQFSTSQPEALLLLAAGPADHLLLQLHSGRLQVRLVLGQEELRLQTLAETLLSDSVLHTVGLTVSDNWASLSVDGLLNASAPVAGGPLEVPYGLFIGGTGSLGLPYLRGASRPLRGCLHAATLNGRSLLRPLTADVHEGCAEEFSASDDVALGFSGPHSLAAFPAWGTQDEGTLEFTLTTRSRQAPLAFQAGGRRGDFIYVDIFEGHLRAVIEKGQGTVLLHNSMHVADGQPHEVSVHVDTNRLEISVDQYPTRTSNRGVLSYLEPRGSLLLGGLDTEASRHLQEHRLGLAPGAANISLLGCMEDLSVNGQRQGLREALLTRNMAAGCRLEEDEYEEDAYGPYEAFSTLAPEAWPAMELPEPCMPEPGLPPVFANFTQLLTISPLVVAEGGAAWLEWRHVQPTLDLSEAELRKSQVLFSVSHGARHGELELDIPGAQARKMFTLLDVVNHKARFVHDGSEDTSDQLVLEVSVTARGPVPSCLRRGQTYLLPVQVNPVNDPPRVIFPHGSVMVILEHTQKPLGPEVFQAYDPDSACEGLTFQLLGAAGGLPVERRDQPGEPATEFSCRELEAGSLVYIHRGGPTRDLTFRVSDGLQASPPATLKVVAVRPAIQVRHNTGLRLAQGSAAPVLPANLSVETNAVGQDVSVLFRVTGALQFGELQKQGAGGAEGAEWRATQAFHQRDVEQGRVRYLSTDPEHHTEDTVENLALEVQVGQETLSNLSFPVTVQRATVWLLRLEPLHTQNTRQEALTTAHLEATLEEVGPSPTLFHYEVVQAPKKGNLRLQGTRLSDGQGFTQDDLQAGRVTYGATARASETVEDVFRFRVTAPPHFSPLYTFPIHIRGDPDAPVLTNVLLSVPEGGEGILSADHLFVKSLNSASYLYEVMERPRHGRLAWRGSQDKAIMVTSFTNEDLLHGQLVYQHDDSETTEDDIPFVATRQGEGSGGMAWEEVRGVFRVAIQPVNDHAPVQTINRVFHVARGGSRLLTTDDVAFSDADSGFADAQLVLTRKDLLFGSIVAVDEPTRPIYRFTQEDLRKRRVLFVHSGADRGWIQLQVSDGQHQATALLEVQASEPYLRVANGSNLVVPQGGQSTIDTAVLHLDTNLDIRNGDEVHYHVTAGPRWGQLLRAGQPATAFSQQDLVDGAILYSHNGSLSPRDTLAFSVEAGPVHTDATLQVTIALEGPLAPLHLVQHKKIYVFQGEAAEIRRDQLEAAQEAVLPADIVFSVKTPPSAGYLVTLSHGTTAAEAPSLDPVQSFSQEAVDEGRVLYLHSRPEAWSDTFSLDVASGLGTPLEGVLMELEVLPAAIPLEAQNFSVPEGGTRTLAPPLLRIIGPYFPTLPGLNLQVLEPPQHGALQREEGPQDRTLGTFSWREVEQQLIRYVHDGSETLTDSFVLVANASEIGRQSHPVAFTITILPVNDQPPILTTNTGLQMWEGATVPIPTEALRGTDNDSGPEDLVYTIERPSNGRVVLQAAPGTEIHSFTQAQLDGRLVLFSHRGALDGGFHFSLSDGEHTSHGHFFHVVAQKQLLLSLEGSRTLTICPGSIQPLSSQSLRASSSAGTDPHHLLYRVVQGPRLGRLFRAQQGSTGEALVNFTQAEVYAGNVLYEHEMPPEPFWEAHDALELLLSSPPAPDVAATLAVAVSFEAACPQHPSRLWRNKGLWVPEGQRAEITTAALDASNLLASVLSPQRPEHDVLFQITQFPTRGQLLVSEEPLHAGRPHFLQSELAAGQLVYAHGGGGTQQDGFRFRAHLQGPAGASVAGPQTSEAFAITVRDVNERPPQLQASVPLRLTRGSRIPISRAQLNVVDPDSAPGEIEYEVQRAPHNGFLSLAGASPGPVTHFTQADVDAGRLAFVANGSSVAGIFQLSVSDGASPPLPMSLAVDVLPSAIEVQLQAPLEVPQALGRSSLSRQQLQVVSDREEPDAAYRLTQGPQYGHLLVGGRPATAFSQLQVDQGEVVFAFTNFSSSRDHFSILALARGANASATVNVTVRALLHVWAGGPWPQGATLRLDSTVLDAAELANRTGSMPRFRLLAGPQHGRVVRMPQARTEPRGSQLVEQFTQQDLEDGRLGLEVGRPEGMSPTPTGDSLTLELWAQGVPPAVASLDFATEPYNAARPYSVALLSLPEAVRTEAGEPESVTPTGEPPAASSPMPTMASGGFLGFLEANMFSIIIPVCLVLLLLALILPLLFYLRKRNKTGKHNVQVLTAKPRNGLAGDTETFRKVEPGQAIPLTAVSGQGPPPGGQPDPELLQFCRTQNPALKNGQYWV, via the exons ATGGCCACGGCCCTGACCAACATAGACCTACAGCTGCAGTTCTCCACGTCCCAGCCCGAAGCCCTCCTTCTCCTGGCGGCAGGCCCGGCTGACCACCTCCTCCTGCAACTCCACTCTGGCCGCCTGCAG GTCAGACTTGTCCTAGGCCAGGAGGAGCTGAGGCTGCAGACCCTGGCAGAGACGCTGCTGAGCGACTCCGTCCTCCACACCGTGGGGCTGACTGTGTCAGACAACTGGGCCTCGTTGTCAGTTGATGGGCTCCTGAACGCCTCAGCCCCAGTCGCAGGAGGCCCCCTGGAGGTCCCCTATGGGCTCTTCATAGGGGGTACTGGGAGCCTTGGCCTGCCCTACCTAAGGGGAGCCAGCCGACCCCTGAGGGGTTGCCTCCATGCAGCCACCCTCAACGGCCGCAGCCTCCTCCGGCCACTAACCGCAGACGTGCATGAAGGCTGTGCTGAGGAGTTTTCTGCCAGTGATGACGTGGCCCTGGGCTTCTCTGGGCCCCACTCGCTGGCTGCCTTCCCTGCCTGGGGCACCCAGGATGAAGGCACCCTGGAGTTTACACTCACCACACGGAGCCGACAAGCACCCCTGGCTTTCCAGGCAGGGGGCCGGCGTGGGGACTTCATCTATGTGGACATATTTGAGGGCCACCTGCGGGCTGTGATTGAGAAGGGCCAGGGTACTGTGTTACTCCACAACAGTATGCATGTAGCCGATGGGCAGCCCCATGAGGTCAGTGTCCACGTGGATACCAACCGGCTGGAAATATCTGTGGACCAGTACCCGACACGTACTTCCAACCGTGGGGTCCTCAGCTACCTGGAGCCACGCGGCAGTCTCCTCCTCGGGGGGCTGGACACAGAGGCCTCTCGCCACCTCCAGGAACACCGCCTGGGCCTGGCACCAGGAGCTGCCAACATCTCCCTACTGGGCTGCATGGAAGACCTCAGCGTCAATGGCCAGAGGCAGGGGCTCCGGGAAGCCTTGCTGACTcgcaacatggcagctggctgcAGGCTTGAGGAGGACGAGTACGAGGAGGATGCCTATGGGCCATATGAAGCTTTCTCCACCCTGGCGCCTGAGGCTTGGCCGGCCATGGAGCTGCCTGAGCcctgcatgccagaaccaggacTGCCTCCTGTCTTCGCCAACTTCACCCAACTGCTGACCATCAGCCCGCTGGTGGTGGCCGAAGGTGGCGCAGCCTGGCTCGAGTGGCGGCACGTGCAGCCCACGCTGGACCTGAGCGAGGCGGAGCTGCGCAAATCCCAGGTGCTGTTCAGCGTGAGCCACGGGGCACGCCATGGTGAGCTAGAGCTAGACATCCCGGGCGCCCAGGCGCGGAAGATGTTTACCCTCCTGGACGTGGTGAACCACAAGGCCCGCTTTGTCCACGATGGCTCTGAGGACACCTCCGACCAGCTGGTGCTGGAGGTGTCGGTGACCGCTCGGGGGCCTGTGCCCTCCTGCCTTCGGAGGGGCCAGACTTACCTTCTGCCTGTCCAGGTCAACCCTGTCAATGACCCGCCCCGTGTCATCTTCCCGCACGGCAGCGTCATGGTGATCCTGGAACACACTCAGAAGCCACTGGGGCCTGAGGTGTTCCAGGCCTACGACCCAGACTCGGCCTGCGAGGGCCTCACCTTCCAGCTGCTCGGCGCGGCCGGCGGCCTCCCAGTGGAGCGCCGAGACCAGCCCGGGGAGCCAGCGACCGAGTTCTCCTGCCGGGAGCTGGAGGCGGGCAGCCTCGTCTACATCCACCGTGGGGGCCCCACGCGGGACCTAACGTTCCGGGTTAGCGACGGGCTgcaggccagccccccagccaCGCTGAAGGTGGTGGCTGTCCGGCCAGCCATTCAGGTCCGCCACAACACAGGGCTGCGCCTGGCCCAGGGCTCCGCTGCACCTGTCTTGCCCGCCAACCTGTCGGTGGAGACCAATGCTGTGGGGCAGGATGTGAGCGTGCTCTTCCGAGTCACCGGGGCCCTGCAGTTTGGGGAGCTGCAGAAGCAGGGGGCCGGCGGGGCGGAGGGTGCCGAGTGGCGGGCCACACAGGCGTTCCACCAGCGAGATGTGGAGCAGGGCCGCGTGAGGTACCTGAGCACTGACCCGGAGCACCACACCGAGGACACTGTGGAGAACCTGGCCTTGGAGGTGCAGGTGGGCCAGGAGACCCTGAGCAATCTGTCCTTCCCCGTGACGGTCCAGAgagccacagtgtggctgctgcGGCTAGAACCGCTACACACTCAGAACACCCGGCAGGAGGCCCTCACCACAGCCCACCTGGAGGCCaccctggaggaggtgggcccGAGCCCCACCCTCTTCCACTATGAGGTGGTTCAGGCCCCCAAGAAGGGTAATCTTCGGCTACAGGGCACGCGGCTGTCAGACGGTCAGGGCTTCACCCAGGATGACCTGCAGGCTGGTCGGGTAACCTATGGGGCCACAGCACGTGCCTCAGAGACAGTCGAGGACGTCTTCCGTTTCCGTGTCACAGCTCCACCACATTTCTCCCCACTCTACACCTTCCCCATCCACATCAGGGGTGACCCAGATGCTCCCGTCCTCACCAACGTCCTCCTCTCGGTGCCTGAGGGCGGCGAGGGCATCCTCTCTGCTGACCACCTCTTTGTCAAGAGTCTCAACAGTGCCAGCTACCTCTATGAGGTCATGGAGCGGCCCCGCCATGGGAGGCTGGCATGGCGGGGGTCACAGGACAAGGCCATCATGGTGACATCCTTCACCAATGAAGACCTGCTGCATGGCCAGCTGGTCTACCAGCATGACGACTCGGAGACCACAGAAGATGACATCCCATTTGTGGCTACCCGCCAGGGCGAAGGCAGTGGTGGCATGGCCTGGGAGGAGGTACGAGGCGTCTTCCGTGTGGCCATCCAGCCCGTGAATGACCACGCCCCCGTGCAGACTATTAACCGTGTCTTCCACGTAGCCCGGGGTGGGTCGCGGCTGCTGACTACAGACGACGTGGCCTTCAGCGATGCCGACTCAGGCTTTGCTgatgctcagctggtgctgaCCCGCAAGGACCTCCTCTTCGGCAGCATTGTGGCTGTGGATGAGCCCACGCGGCCCATCTACCGCTTCACCCAGGAGGACCTCAGGAAGAGGCGAGTCCTCTTCGTGCACTCAGGGGCTGACCGTGGCTGGATCCAGCTACAGGTGTCCGACGGGCAGCACCAGGCCACCGCACTGCTCGAAGTGCAGGCCTCAGAGCCCTACCTCCGTGTGGCCAATGGCTCCAACCTAGTGGTCCCTCAGGGAGGCCAGAGCACCATCGACACAGCTGTGCTCCACCTGGACACCAACCTAGACATTCGCAATGGGGATGAGGTCCACTACCATGTCACGGCCGGCCCACGCTGGGGACAGCTGCTCCGGGCCGGCCAGCCTGCCACAGCCTTCTCCCAGCAGGACCTAGTGGATGGGGCCATTCTCTACAGCCACAATGGCAGCCTCAGCCCCCGTGATACCCTCGCCTTCTCCGTGGAGGCAGGGCCTGTGCACACAGATGCCACCCTACAAGTGACCATTGCCCTGGAAGGTCCACTGGCCCCCCTGCACCTGGTCCAGCACAAAAAGATCTATGTTTTCCAGGGGGAGGCAGCTGAGATCAGAAGGGACCAGCTGGAG GCAGCCCAGGAGGCAGTGCTGCCGGCAGACATTGTGTTCTCGGTGAAGACCCCACCAAGTGCTGGCTATCTGGTGACATTGTCTCACGGCACCACGGCAGCCGAGGCACCCAGCCTGGACCCCGTGCAGAGCTTCTCTCAGGAGGCAGTGGATGAGGGCAGAGTCCTGTACCTGCACTCCCGCCCAGAGGCCTGGAGTGATACCTTCTCCCTGGATGTGGCCTCAGGCCTAGGTACCCCCCTCGAGGGAGTCCTCATGGAGCTGGAGGTGCTGCCTGCTGCCATCCCACTGGAGGCACAGAACTTCAGCGTCCCCGAGGGCGGCACCCGCACCCTGGCCCCCCCGCTGCTCCGCATCATTGGGCCCTACTTCCCCACACTGCCAGGCCTCAACCTGCAAGTGCTTGAGCCACCCCAGCATGGGGCcctgcagagagaggaaggacctCAAGACAGGACCCTTGGCACCTTCTCCTGGAGAGAG GTGGAACAGCAGCTGATCCGCTATGTGCATGATGGGAGCGAGACACTGACAGACAGCTTTGTCCTGGTAGCCAATGCCTCGGAAATAGGCCGCCAGAGCCATCCTGTGGCCTTCACCATCACCATCCTGCCTGTCAACGACCAACCCCCCATCCTCACCACAAACACAGGCCTGCAG ATGTGGGAGGGGGCCACTGTGCCCATCCCTACGGAGGCCCTTAGGGGCACAGACAACGACTCAGGGCCTGAGGACCTGGTCTACACCATCGAGCGGCCCAGCAATGGACGGGTAGTGCTGCAGGCAGCGCCAGGCACTGAGATCCACAGCTTCACACAGGCCCAGCTGGATGGCAGGCTCGTGCTGTTCTCACACAGAG GAGCCCTGGACGGAGGTTTCCACTTCAGCCTCTCCGATGGCGAGCACACTTCCCATGGACACTTCTTCCACGTGGTGGCCCAGAAGCAACTGCTCCTCTCACTGGAGGGCAGCCGGACCCTGACCATCTGCCCAG GGTCCATCCAGCCGCTCAGCAGCCAGAGCCTGAGAGCCAGCTCCAGCGCAGGCACCGACCCCCACCACCTTCTCTACCGCGTGGTACAGGGCCCCCGGCTTGGCCGGCTGTTCCGTGCCCAGCAAGGCAGCACTGGGGAGGCCCTGGTGAACTTCACTCAGGCCGAG GTATACGCTGGGAATGTTCTGTATGAGCACGAGATGCCCCCTGAGCCCTTCTGGGAGGCCCATGATGCCCTGGAGCTCCTGCTGTCCTCGCCTCCTGCCCCCGATGTGGCCGCCACTCTTGCTGTAGCTGTATCTTTCGAGGCTGCCTGTCCTCAGCACCCCAGCCGCCTCTGGAGGAACAAAG GTCTCTGGGTCCCCGAAGGCCAGCGGGCTGAGATCACCACAGCTGCCCTCGACGCCTCCAACCTCCTGGCCAGCGTTCTCTCACCGCAGCGCCCAGAACACGACGTGCTTTTCCAGATCACACAGTTCCCCACCCGGGGCCAGCTGTTGGTGTCCGAGGAGCCCCTCCATGCCGGGCGGCCCCACTTCCTGCAGTCCGAGCTGGCTGCAGGGCAGCTGGTGTACGCCCATGGAGGTGGGGGCACCCAGCAGGATGGCTTCCGCTTCCGTGCCCACCTCCAAGGGCCAGCAGGGGCCTCAGTGGCGGGACCCCAAACCTCAGAGGCCTTTGCCATCACAGTACGGGATGTGAATGAGCGGCCACCTCAGCTGCAGGCCTCCGTCCCGCTCCGGCTCACCCGTGGCTCCCGCATCCCCATCTCCCGGGCCCAGCTGAATGTGGTTGACCCAGACTCGGCTCCCGGGGAAATTGAGTACGAGGTACAGCGGGCACCCCACAACGGCTTCCTGAGcctggcaggggccagcccagggcctgTGACCCACTTCACGCAGGCTGATGTGGACGCCGGGCGGCTGGCCTTTGTGGCCAATGGGAGCAGTGTGGCAGGCATCTTCCAGCTGAGCGTGtctgatggggccagcccacccCTGCCCATGTCCCTGGCTGTGGATGTCTTGCCATCTGCCATTGAGGTGCAACTGCAGGCACCCCTAGAGGTGCCCCAAGCTTTAGGGCGCTCCTCACTGAGCCGGCAGCAACTCCAGGTAGTTTCAGATCGGGAGGAGCCTGACGCAGCATACCGCCTCACTCAGGGGCCCCAGTACGGGCATCTCCTGGTGGGTGGGCGGCCTGCCACAGCCTTCAGCCAGCTCCAGGTAGACCAGGGGGAGGTGGTCTTTGCTTTCACCAACTTCTCCTCCTCTCGTGACCACTTCAGCATCCTGGCACTTGCCAGGGGTGCCAACGCGTCAGCCACAGTAAACGTCACCGTGAGGGCTCTGCTGCATGTGTGGGCAGGAGGGCCATGGCCCCAGGGTGCCACCTTGCGCCTGGACTCCACTGTCCTAGATGCAGCCGAGCTGGCCAACCGCACAGGCAGTATGCCCCGTTTCCGGCTCCTGGCGGGACCCCAGCACGGCCGTGTGGTCCGCATGCCCCAGGCCAGGACGGAGCCCAGGGGCAGCCAGCTTGTGGAGCAGTTCACTCAGCAGGACCTTGAGGATGGaaggctggggctggaggtgggcaggCCAGAGGGtatgtcccccacccccacaggggATAGTCTCACTCTGGAACTGTGGGCCCAGGGTGTCCCGCCTGCTGTGGCCTCACTGGACTTTGCCACTGAGCCTTACAATGCAGCCCGGCCCTACAGTGTGGCCCTGCTCAGTCTCCCTGAGGCTGTTCGGACAGAAGCAGGGGAGCCAGAGAGTGTCACCCCCACGGGCGAGCCTCCAGCAGCCTCCAGCCCCATGCCCACCATGGCTAGTGGGGGCTTCCTGGGCTTTCTTGAAGCCAACATGTTCAGCATCATCATCCCCGTGTGCCTGGTCCTCCTGCTCCTGGCGCTCATCTTGCCCCTGCTCTTCTACCTCCGCAAACGCAACAAGACAGGCAAACACAACGTCCAGGTGCTGACTGCTAAGCCCCGCAATGGCCTGGCTGGCGACACTGAGACCTTCCGCAAGGTAGAGCCAGGCCAGGCCATCCCACTCACAGCCGTGTCTGGCCAGGGGCCCCCACCAGGGGGCCAGCCTGACCCAGAGCTTCTTCAGTTCTGCCGGACACAAAACCCTGCCCTTAAGAACGGCCAGTACTGGGTGTGA